One Euphorbia lathyris chromosome 1, ddEupLath1.1, whole genome shotgun sequence DNA segment encodes these proteins:
- the LOC136220072 gene encoding uncharacterized protein, with protein sequence MHTNGSSHILIAQHFESRPLVIEPYISSIDAVVAAWLPSSEGQGMSDVLFGDYEISGRLSRIWFKNVDQLLMNVNDSHYDPLFPFEFRLKTGSATPGVSARSTFGGVYGRPYMVSVMASVIFSLGYFLT encoded by the exons ATGCACACAAATGGCTCCTCACACATTTTGATTGCTCAACACTTTGAGTCAAG GCCTCTTGTGATCGAACCATATATTTCCTCCATTGATGCGGTAGTGGCTGCATGGTTACCCAGCAGTGAGGGCCAAGGTATGAGTGATGTCCTTTTTGGAGATTATGAAATTAGTGGAAGACTTTCGAGAATATGGTTCAAAAACGTAGATCAACTACTGATGAATGTTAATGATTCACACTATGATCCACTGTTCCCATTCGAGTTTAGACTTAAGACAGGGTCGGCCACTCCAGGTGTTTCAGCAAG GTCAACATTTGGTGGTGTTTATGGGAGGCCATATATGGTTTCTGTTATGGCTTCTGTTATATTTAGCTTAGGATATTTTTTAACTTGA